CGCTCGCCCGCCCGCGCCCGAAGGCCGCGCGCATCCCCTATTTCTGCTCCGGCTGCCCGCACAACACCTCGACGCGCGTGCCCGAAGGCTCGCAGGCGCTGGCCGGCATCGGCTGCCATTACATGGCCATCTGGATTCGTCCCGAGCAGACGATGACCTTCACGCAGATGGGAGGCGAGGGCGCGCCGTGGATCGGCATCCAGCCGTTCACCGGGATGAAGCACGTGTTCGCGAACCTTGGCGACGGCACGTACTCCCACTCGGGCCTCCTCGCCATTCGCGCCGCGGTCGGCGCGAACGTGAACATGACGTACAAGATCCTCTTCAATGACGCGGTCGCCATGACGGGCGGGCAGCCCCTCGACTGCGCGCTGACCGTCCCGATGGTCACGCGGCAGGTTGCCGCGGCCGGGGTCGGGCGCATCGTCATCGTGACCGACGAACCGGAGAAATACCGCGCGGTGGGCGACCTGGCAGCCGGGACCACGATCCATCACCGCGACGAGCTGGACGAGGTGCAGCGGATGCTGCGCGACATCCCCGGCGTCACTGTGCTCGTGTACGACCAGACCTGTGCCGCCGAGAAGCGACGCCGCCGCAAGCGCGGCACCTACCCAGACCCGGCCCGGCGCGTGATGATCAACGAGCGTGTCTGCGAGGGATGCGGCGATTGCGGCGAAAAGTCCAACTGCCTTTCCATCGTCCCGGTCGAGACCGAGTTCGGCCGCAAGCGGGCCATCGACCAGAGCAGCTGCAACAAGGATTTCTCCTGCGTGAAGGGCTTCTGTCCCAGCTTCGTGACGGTGGAAGGAGGCAGCCTTCGCAAGCGAAAGGCCGTGGCACGCGAGGAGCCCTGGGCGCTGCCCGAACCGGTGCTTCCGGCTCTCGATCAGCCATGGGGAATCCTCGTGACCGGCGTTGGCGGCACCGGGGTGGTCACGATCGGCGCGCTGCTCGGCATGGCGGCACACCTCGAGGGCAAGGGCGCCACGGTCCTCGACATGACGGGGCTCGCCCAGAAGGGCGGCTCGGTCTACTCGCACATCCGCATTGCGGCTAGGCCCGGGGACATCCACGCCGTGCGCATCGCGGCCGGGGAAGCCCGCGCCGTCATCGGGTGCGACATGATCGTCGCCGCCTCGGACGAGGCCATCGCGAAGATGCAGTCCGGGAAGACCCGCGCCGTCGTCAACGTGGATGTTTCGCCCACGGGCGAGTTCACGAAGGATCCGGACCTCAGGGTACCCCGCGACGACATGGCCGACGCGATCCGCGAGGCGTGCGGCGCCGGAGCGACCGACTTCGTCGCGGCCGGGGACCTTGCAACCTCGCTCCTGGGCGACTCGATCGCGACCAATCTTTTCATGGTGGGCTTCGCCTGGCAGCGCGGCCTGGTGCCGCTGGGGCGCGTGGCCATCGTGGAGGCTATCGAGTTGAACGGCGCCGCCGTGGAATCGAACCGGGCTGCGTTCGAATGGGGGCGCCGCGCGGCCGTCGATCTCGCTTCAGTTGGCAAGGCAGCGGCGCCCGCCGACGAGGACCCGGAAAGCCGGCGCGTTTCCGCGGATATCGAGGAGGCGATCGCGCTCCGCTGCAAGGAGCTGGTGAAGTACCAGGACGAGGCCTATGCCGCGCGCTATGGGGAGCGTGTCAGGCGCATACGCGAGGCCGAGTCGGGCAGCGTTCCCGGTTCGACTGCGCTGTCTGCGGCGGTCGCGCGCTACCTGTACAAGCTCATGGCCTGCAAGGACGAGTACGAGGTGGCACGGCTGCACACTGACGGCGAATTCCTCGCCCGCGTGGCGAGCCGGTTCGAGGGGGACTACCGGGTACGCGTCCACCTGGCGCCGCCCTTGTGGTCGAAGATGGACCCCGCGACCGGAGAGCCCCGCAAGCGAAGCTATGGCCCGTGGATGTTCAAGGCCATGGCCGTGCTCGCCCGGTTCAAGGGGCTGCGCGGTACGGCACTCGATCCATTCGGGTATTCGCAGGAGCGGCGCGAGGAGCGGCGGCTCCTCGCGGACTACGAGGCCGTGCTGGACGAGATAGTCGAACGTCTTTCCCCGGAGACGATCGCCACCGCCGTCGATCTCGCCTGCCTGCCGGAACACATCCGCGGGTTCGGCCCGGTGAAGGCGCGCCACATGGCTCAGGTCGCCGAGCGACGGACAGCGCTGCTCGCGCAGCTTCGGGACCCCGCGCAGGCCGCGGCACGAAACGCGGCGATCACGGTCAAGGCCGCGGCCTGACTTTCAGGGCCGTGCGAGCCCCGGCCAGGCCAGCGTATATCGGCCCGGGTCCAGCACGAGTCGTCCTTCCATCCCGAAGGGCAGGGTGAGCTTCCTCGCGACATGGCCGAAAGGCAGGCCCTCCAGGACCGGGCAAGGGGCGATCGCGCGAAGGCATTCGACCGCCTCTGCCATGGCGTACGCATAGCGTCCCGGATTCTGCGGGACGCAGTCCGTGAAATCCCCCAGCAGGATGGCGCCCTGCCGCACGAGGATTCCCGCATGGTGGAGCTGGAGGAACATCCGCTCGATGGCGTAGGGCTCCTCGGCGATTTCCTCCAGGCAAAGCAGGCCACCGTCGATCTCGGGAAGGTAGGGCGTGCCGACGAGGTGGGCAATCAACGAGAGATTGCCGCCCCAGATCGGCCCGCTGATCACGGCCGGCGGGAGACCATGCTCGAAGGAGACGGTCTGCGAATCCTGCGCTCCCCACAGCGTCGCACTGAAATGGTGGAGCATGAATTCGTCGGGTTCGCCATCGCCGAAGTCGCTCGTGATCATGGGGCCGTGGATCGTGGCGAGTTCCCCGAGCGCGAGCGCCGCGCAGTTGAAGGCGGTGAAGTCGCTGAAGCCCGCGAACACCTTCCTGCTTGCTCCCACTCGCACCCAGTCGATCGCCGGGAGGAGCCGCGTGAAGCCGTAGCCTCCGCGTGCCGCCAGCATCAAGTCGATGGACGGATCGTCCAGCAGGTTGTGGAATCCCTCGATTCGCTCCTCGTCGGTTCCGGCGAAATAACGCCACTGCCTGCGAGCCTGTCCGGCGACGACGACCCGGTGTCCCATCGCCTCCAGCCGGGCAATGCCTTCGTCGAGTCGGGCGGGATCCGTGCTGCCCGACGGCGCGAACACGCCGATGGTGGCGTGCGCGGCCGGGGGCCGCGGCCTGCGCGGCGGTGAATCAGCCACGGTTGCGGTTCAGCTCTTCGAAGGCGAAGAGATTGCCGTCGGGATCGCGAACCACGAACCAGCGTGTGCCGCGCTCGCTCACGCACGGTGAGACCACGACATGGTCCCCGGCGGGCAGTGTGTCGAAGCGCTTGTCGATGTCGTGGATATCGAGGTGGACCGCCGGACGGGACGGGGAAGCCGTCGCGGGATACCGGGAACGCTCGGCCAGGACCACCTTGATCGCGCCTCCGGAAAGGACTGCTCCGCGGCCCGACGCGGGCTCGCCCCAGGTCGAGACCACGGACCACCCGAGCGTGTCCCGGTAGAAGGCGAGGGACCGATCGAAATCAGCAGGCTGGATATGCAGGTGGTCGAAGCGGTCGATCATGGATTCCGGGATGCTAGCCGCGCTGCGCCAGCGCATCGACGACGGCAACTGCCGTCATGTTGATGATACGCCGGACACTCGCCGTCGGCGTGAGGATGTGCGCCGGCTTCGACGCGCCGAGGAGGATCGGGCCGATGGTGATGCCGTCGCCCGCGGCGGTCTTCAGGAGGTTGAAGGCGATGTTCGCGGCGTCCAGCGTCGGCATGATGAGCAGGTTGGCTTCCCCCTTGAGCTGCGAATGCGGGAAGGCGGCCTGCCGCACTTCCTCGGAAATCGCCGCGTCGCCGTGCATCTCCCCGTCGATCTCCAGGTCCGGCATCCGCTCGCGGATGAGCGCGAGCGCGGCGCGCATCTTGGCCGCCGAGGGTGCGTCGCTCGTGCCGAAGCTCGAGTGCGAGAGCAGGGCCGCGCGCGGCACGAGGCCGAAGCGCCGGATCTCCTCCGTGGCGAGCTGGGTCATCTCGGCGAGCTGCTCCGGGCTGGGGTTGTCGTTCACGTACGTGTCGCAGATGAAAACCGTGCGCCGCGGCAGCATCAGGATGTTCATGGCGTAGTAGTTCTTCACGCCCTGCCGCAGGCCGATCACCTGGTCCACGTAGTGCAGGTGCAGTTCGTGCGTGCCGAAGGTGCCGCAGATCATTCCGTCGGCCTCGCCCTTGTGCATCATCATCGCGCCGATGAGCGTGTGGCGGCGGCGCATCTCGATCTTCGCGTAGGGGACCGAGACGCCGCGGCGCTCCGTGAGGCGGTGGTACTCCGTCCAGTAGTCCCGGTAACGTGCGTCCCACTCCGGATTCACGACGTCGAAGTGCTCGCCTGCGTTCAGCCGGAGGCCGAAACGCTCGATGCGCTTCTCGAGCACCGCCGGCCTTCCCACCAGGATGGGGCGGGCCAGCTTCTCGTCCACCACCACCTGCACCGCGCGCAGGATCCGTTCGTCTTCGCCCTCCGCGTACACGATCCGCTTCGGGGACGCCTTCGCCGCGGCGAAGATGGGCCGCATGATGTGCCCGGACTGGTACACGAACTCGTTCAGGCGCTGGACGTAGGCCTCGAAATCGGGAATCGGGCTCGTCGCCACGCCGCTTTCCATCGCTGCCCTGGCGACGGCCGGGGCGATCTTCACGATGAGCCGCGGATCGAAGGGCTTGGGAATGAGGTATTCGCGACCGAAGCTCATCTGCTCCTGCTGGTAGGCCATCGCCACCACGTCGGACTGCTCGGCCATCGCGAGGTCGGCGATCGCGTTCACCGCGGCGAGCTTCATCGGCTCGTTGATCGTCGTGGCGCCCACGTCGAGCGCGCCGCGGAAGATGAACGGAAAGCACAGCACGTTGTTCACCTGGTTCGGGTAGTCGGAGCGGCCGGTGGCGATGATCGCGTCGTCGCGCACGGCCTTCACGTCGGCCGGCAGGATCTCGGGCTCGGGGTTGGCCAGCGCGAAGACGAGCGGATTGGCCGCCATGCGCTGCACCATGTCGGGCTTGAGGACGCCGCCGGCCGAAAGCCCCAGGAACACGTCGGCCTCGCCGATGATGTCGCCGAGCGTGCGCGCATCGGTCTTCTTCGCATAGCGCGCCTTGTTCTCGTCCATGAGTTCCCTGCGGCCCTCGAAGACCACGCCCGCGATGTCGGAGACCCAGATGTTCTCGAGCTTCACGCCCAGCGCAACGAGCATGTCGAGGCACGAGAGGGCGGCGGCGCCCGCGCCGGACACCGCGAGCTTCACCTCGCCGACATTCTTGCCCACCACGCGAAGCCCGTTCAGGATCGCCGCGCCCACGATGATGGCCGTGCCGTGCTGGTCGTCGTGGAAGACGGGAATCCTGAGCCGCTCGCGCAGCTTTCGCTCGATGTAGAAGCACTCGGGGGCCTTGATGTCCTCGAGGTTGATGCCGCCGAACGTCGGCTCGAGCGCGGCGATGACCTCGATCAGGCGGTCCGGGTCGAGCTCGTTCAGCTCGATGTCGAAGACGTCGATGTCGGCGAATTTCTTGAAGAGAACCCCCTTGCCCTCCATCACGGGCTTCGCGGCGAGTGGGCCGATGTTGCCCAGTCCCAGCACTGCCGTGCCGTTGGTGACGACTCCGACCAGGTTGCCGCGGGCGGTGAGGTGGCGAGCCTCGGCGGGGTTTTCCCTGATGGCTTCGCAGGCGAATGCCACGCCCGGGGAATAGGCGAGGGCGAGGTCGCGCTGGGTGGCCAGGGGCTTGGTTGGGGCGATCTCGATCTTGCCGGGCCGCGGGAAGCGGTGATAGTCGAGGGCGCTTTTCTTGAGGTCGTCGAGCATGGCGCTAAGCCCTTGAGCGGAAGGGAGTTTGTGCGAAGTCTAGCATGGCGGCCCGGCACCAGCGCGCGCGGCGCTTGACGAAACGAGTCGATATGACTAAACATATCGACATGACTGGAGACGTCGGAATCACGCGAGGCCACCGATGAACCGGAACTACCTGCGGGCCATCCCGCGCGAATGGCGCAACCTCTCGCTCGTGTTCGCCGCCCTGGGCGACGAGCATCGCCAGCGGATACTCCTCACGTTCGAGCCGGGCGAGCGCCTGAACGTGGGTAGCATTGTCGAGGTATCGACGCTGTCGCGCACCACGGTGTCCCATCACCTCAGGGTGTTGCGCGAGGCGGGCGTGCTCCGGTCGGAGAAGATCGGCAAGGAGGTGTGGTTCTGGCTGGACAAGGAGTTTCTCCTGTCGGCACTGGGCGCCGTGCGCGACTACCTGAAGGACAAGGCGTGAATCGCCGTGGCTTCCTTGGCGCGGCGGCGGCCGCCGCCTGCGCTTCGGCGCTCGCCGGCTGCCGCTACAGCCTGGAGCAGGGCCTCTTCAACGAGTGCCGGTCGCCCGGCGGGCATCGCCTTTTCCGCGACCGTGTAGTGCGTGCCGCGTGGGAGGGTGTCGATTCGACCCGCGTCTGGGATTGCCACGCGCACCTGTTCGGCAACGGGCGAACGGGGTCCGGGATCTACCTCAACCCCGGATTCGACCGGCCCTCGACCCTGGCGGGCCAGATGCGCAGGGCGCTCTTCTTCAACGCCGCCTGCGGGGAGGAGGACGAGGAGCGCCTGGATCGGGCCGTGGTCGAGCGCCTCGCGCATCTGGCCGACGAGCTGCCCGTCGGCGCCAAGGTGATGCTGCTTGCCTTCGATTTCACCCACGACGCCGACGGCACGCGCCGCGAGGACCAGACGACCTTCGCGGTTCCCGATAATTACGCGGCGCGAGTCGCGAGCGCACGGCCGGACCGCTTCGAGTGGATCGCTTCCGTCCATCCGTACCGCCGCGACGCCTTCGCCGCGCTCTCATCGGCGCACACGGCGGGGGCTCGCGCCGTCAAGTGGCTCCCGCAGGCGATGGGGATCGATCTGGCTCACGCGCGCTCCATCGCCTTTTACGCAGAGCTGCGGCGACTCGGCTTGCCGCTGCTGGTGCACGTGGGAGAGGAGCAGGCCGTGGAGGGCGCGGGACGGCACGCCCTGGGTAATCCCCTGGCGCTTCGCCATCCCCTGGATGCCGGGGTGAGGGTGGTGGCGGCGCATTGCGCCTCGCTCGGCGAGAGCCCCGACCTCGATGCCCATCCCGATTCGGCGAGGGCGCCACGGGTGAGGAATCTGGACCTCTTCGCCAGGCTCATGCGCGACCCACGCTACGCGAACCTCCTTTACGGCGACCTTTCCGCGGTGACGCAGGCGAACCGGGCGGCGACGGTGCCGGAACTGATCGAAGCGACCGCCTGGCACGCGCGGCTTCTCAACGGCACGGACTATCCGCTGCCGGGCATCATGCCGATCTTCTCGGTGCAGGGCTTCGTGCGGGCGGGCATGCTGGAGGAGGCAAGCGCCCGGGTGCTGACGGAACTGCGCCACGTGAACCCGCTCGCCTTCGACTTCGTCCTCAAGCGCTCGCTCGCCTGGCGAGGCGCGCGTTTCCCGGCGGCTGTGTTCGAGACGCGCCATTTCTTCGATACCGCCCATCGGGAGGCCTGAGCCATGTCTTCCCGCAGCCAGTTTGCCCTGCTCGGCGAACGCCGATTCGCGCCGCTCTTCTGGACGCAGTTCCTCGGCGCCGCAAACGACAACCTGTTCAAGTTCGCCTTCACGCTGCTGGCCACGTTCCATGCCGCCGATTGGGGCGGCGTCGAGCCAGCCACGGCCGGATTCGTGATCGGCGCGATCTTCATCGCGCCGTTCGTGCTCCTTTCGGCCACTTCCGGGCAGATTGCCGACAAGGTCGAGAAAGGTGCGCTGATCCGTTTCGTGAAGAACTTCGAGATCGCAGTCATGGCGATCGCCGCGACGGGCTTCGTCACCCGCAACCCGGCGCTGCTCTATACGTCCGTGTTCCTGATGGGTGTTCACTCGACGCTGTTCGGCCCGGTGAAGTACGCGTACCTGCCGCAGCACCTTCGGGACGACGAGCTCACGGGAGGCAACGGACTGGTCGAAATGGGAACCTTCGTGGCGATCCTGGCCGGCACCATCGCCGCGGGACTGCTGGCCCGCAGCGGTTCAGGTGGGGCGTCCGCGATCGGGATTGCATGTCTCGCGGTTGCCGTCCTGGGCCGGTTGGCCGCGAGCTATGTCCCGCCCTCGCCAGCGCCGGATCCGGGGCTCGCGATCAACTGGAACCCGTTCACCGAGACGTGGGCCAATCTCGTCATCGCGGCGCGCGACGCGACGGTATTCCATTCGCTGCTCGGCATCTCGTGGCTTTGGTTCTTCGGCTCGATCTTCCTCACGTCGTTCACGCCCTTTACCAGGGACGTCCTCGGTGGCGACGAGAACGTGGTCACTTTGCTGCTCGCCGCCTTCTCCATCGGCATCGGGCTCGGGGCGCTGGCCTGCGAGCGGCTCTCCGGGCGCAAGGTCGAGATCGGGCTCGTGCCGTTCGGATCGATCGGAATGACGGTGTTCGCGGTCGACCTCTGGCTGGCCACCCGCGGGCTTGCGCCGTCGGGCGTGAAGGACGTTGCGGCCTTCCTGCGGGAGGGTTCGTCGTTGCGCGTGATGGCGGACCTCTTCCTGCTGGCGCTCTTCGCCGGCTTCTATTCCGTCCCACTCTATGCGCTCATCCAGAGCCGCGCCGAGGCAAGGCACCGCGCCCGCATCATCGCCGCCAACAACATCCTCAACGCGCTCTTCATGATCGTGGCGGCGCTCATGGCCACGGCCCTCCTGCGTTCCGGGCTCGCGCTGCCGCAGCTCTTCCTCGTGGTCGGGCTCATGAATGCGGCCGTGGCCGCCTACATCTACCTGCTGGTGCCCGAGTTCCTCATGCGGTTCCTGTGCTGGCTCCTCGTCCATTCGGCCTACCGATTGCGCAAGAAGGGGCATCGACAACATCCCGGAGCGCGGTCCGGCGCTCATCGTCTGCAACCACGTGAGCTTCGTCGATGCGCTGGTGATCCTCGCGGCGAGCCCGCGGCCCATCCGCTTCGTCATGGACCATCGCATTTTCCGCGTTCCCGTCCTGTCGTTCGTGTTCCGCACCGGCAAGGCCATCCCGATCGCGCCGGCGAAGGAAGACGAGGCGCTCCTGAATCGCGCGTACGACGAGGTCGCGGCGGCGCTGGAGCATGGGGAACTGGTGGGGATCTTCCCCGAGGGAAGGATCACCGAGGACGGCGAGATCGGCCCGTTCCGTGGCGGGATCCGGCGGATCGTCGAGCGCACGCCGGTGCCGGTGGTGCCGATGGCGTTGAAAGGGCTCTACGGCAGCTTCTTCAGCCGCCAGGGCGGCGCGGCGATGACGAAACCTTTCCGCCGCGGCGTCTTCTCACGAATCGCGCTCGAGGTGGCGCCGGCGGTGGCGCCTTCCGGGGCCACGCCCGACGCACTGAGGCAGAAGATGCTCGCCATGCGCGGCGACTGGCGCTAGCCGGGCTGTCGATGCCTCGCGTGCTAAACTCGGCGCAACGTTTTTCCCCACCCGCATCATGTCCGGCAACACGCTCGGCACACTCTTCACCGTCACCACTTTC
This Betaproteobacteria bacterium DNA region includes the following protein-coding sequences:
- a CDS encoding indolepyruvate ferredoxin oxidoreductase family protein, with the translated sequence MSAVPTSLEDKYTREAGRVFLSGTQALVRLAIVQRSRDLAAGLDTAGFISGYRGSPLGGFDQALWKAKKHLESHHVFFTPGVNEELAATSVWGSQQVGLFPASKYDGVFAMWYGKGPGVDRCGDVFKHANAAGTAKHGGVLLIAGDDHACKSSTLPHQSEHAFDAAMIPVLYPTGVQEIIELGLHGFAMSRFSGCYVAFKTVSETLDSSASIEVDPAFPGIVLPGEMALPPGGMSIRWPDAPMEQELRLQRHKIYAALDYCRANRLNRITIDSPNPRLGIIASGKSYLDVLQALADLGIDERHAAEIGIRLCKVGMPWPLEPNGVREFAQGLDEILVVEEKRQLIEYQMKEQLYNWRDDVRPRVIGKYDDHGEWEASRGEWLLPAAGELTPAMIARVIAARIGKFYTSKIVEARLKFLEAKEAALARPRPKAARIPYFCSGCPHNTSTRVPEGSQALAGIGCHYMAIWIRPEQTMTFTQMGGEGAPWIGIQPFTGMKHVFANLGDGTYSHSGLLAIRAAVGANVNMTYKILFNDAVAMTGGQPLDCALTVPMVTRQVAAAGVGRIVIVTDEPEKYRAVGDLAAGTTIHHRDELDEVQRMLRDIPGVTVLVYDQTCAAEKRRRRKRGTYPDPARRVMINERVCEGCGDCGEKSNCLSIVPVETEFGRKRAIDQSSCNKDFSCVKGFCPSFVTVEGGSLRKRKAVAREEPWALPEPVLPALDQPWGILVTGVGGTGVVTIGALLGMAAHLEGKGATVLDMTGLAQKGGSVYSHIRIAARPGDIHAVRIAAGEARAVIGCDMIVAASDEAIAKMQSGKTRAVVNVDVSPTGEFTKDPDLRVPRDDMADAIREACGAGATDFVAAGDLATSLLGDSIATNLFMVGFAWQRGLVPLGRVAIVEAIELNGAAVESNRAAFEWGRRAAVDLASVGKAAAPADEDPESRRVSADIEEAIALRCKELVKYQDEAYAARYGERVRRIREAESGSVPGSTALSAAVARYLYKLMACKDEYEVARLHTDGEFLARVASRFEGDYRVRVHLAPPLWSKMDPATGEPRKRSYGPWMFKAMAVLARFKGLRGTALDPFGYSQERREERRLLADYEAVLDEIVERLSPETIATAVDLACLPEHIRGFGPVKARHMAQVAERRTALLAQLRDPAQAAARNAAITVKAAA
- a CDS encoding winged helix-turn-helix transcriptional regulator, encoding MNRNYLRAIPREWRNLSLVFAALGDEHRQRILLTFEPGERLNVGSIVEVSTLSRTTVSHHLRVLREAGVLRSEKIGKEVWFWLDKEFLLSALGAVRDYLKDKA
- a CDS encoding amidohydrolase family protein translates to MNRRGFLGAAAAAACASALAGCRYSLEQGLFNECRSPGGHRLFRDRVVRAAWEGVDSTRVWDCHAHLFGNGRTGSGIYLNPGFDRPSTLAGQMRRALFFNAACGEEDEERLDRAVVERLAHLADELPVGAKVMLLAFDFTHDADGTRREDQTTFAVPDNYAARVASARPDRFEWIASVHPYRRDAFAALSSAHTAGARAVKWLPQAMGIDLAHARSIAFYAELRRLGLPLLVHVGEEQAVEGAGRHALGNPLALRHPLDAGVRVVAAHCASLGESPDLDAHPDSARAPRVRNLDLFARLMRDPRYANLLYGDLSAVTQANRAATVPELIEATAWHARLLNGTDYPLPGIMPIFSVQGFVRAGMLEEASARVLTELRHVNPLAFDFVLKRSLAWRGARFPAAVFETRHFFDTAHREA
- a CDS encoding NADP-dependent malic enzyme; this encodes MLDDLKKSALDYHRFPRPGKIEIAPTKPLATQRDLALAYSPGVAFACEAIRENPAEARHLTARGNLVGVVTNGTAVLGLGNIGPLAAKPVMEGKGVLFKKFADIDVFDIELNELDPDRLIEVIAALEPTFGGINLEDIKAPECFYIERKLRERLRIPVFHDDQHGTAIIVGAAILNGLRVVGKNVGEVKLAVSGAGAAALSCLDMLVALGVKLENIWVSDIAGVVFEGRRELMDENKARYAKKTDARTLGDIIGEADVFLGLSAGGVLKPDMVQRMAANPLVFALANPEPEILPADVKAVRDDAIIATGRSDYPNQVNNVLCFPFIFRGALDVGATTINEPMKLAAVNAIADLAMAEQSDVVAMAYQQEQMSFGREYLIPKPFDPRLIVKIAPAVARAAMESGVATSPIPDFEAYVQRLNEFVYQSGHIMRPIFAAAKASPKRIVYAEGEDERILRAVQVVVDEKLARPILVGRPAVLEKRIERFGLRLNAGEHFDVVNPEWDARYRDYWTEYHRLTERRGVSVPYAKIEMRRRHTLIGAMMMHKGEADGMICGTFGTHELHLHYVDQVIGLRQGVKNYYAMNILMLPRRTVFICDTYVNDNPSPEQLAEMTQLATEEIRRFGLVPRAALLSHSSFGTSDAPSAAKMRAALALIRERMPDLEIDGEMHGDAAISEEVRQAAFPHSQLKGEANLLIMPTLDAANIAFNLLKTAAGDGITIGPILLGASKPAHILTPTASVRRIINMTAVAVVDALAQRG
- a CDS encoding VOC family protein: MIDRFDHLHIQPADFDRSLAFYRDTLGWSVVSTWGEPASGRGAVLSGGAIKVVLAERSRYPATASPSRPAVHLDIHDIDKRFDTLPAGDHVVVSPCVSERGTRWFVVRDPDGNLFAFEELNRNRG
- a CDS encoding LD-carboxypeptidase, with amino-acid sequence MADSPPRRPRPPAAHATIGVFAPSGSTDPARLDEGIARLEAMGHRVVVAGQARRQWRYFAGTDEERIEGFHNLLDDPSIDLMLAARGGYGFTRLLPAIDWVRVGASRKVFAGFSDFTAFNCAALALGELATIHGPMITSDFGDGEPDEFMLHHFSATLWGAQDSQTVSFEHGLPPAVISGPIWGGNLSLIAHLVGTPYLPEIDGGLLCLEEIAEEPYAIERMFLQLHHAGILVRQGAILLGDFTDCVPQNPGRYAYAMAEAVECLRAIAPCPVLEGLPFGHVARKLTLPFGMEGRLVLDPGRYTLAWPGLARP